The genomic window GGGGCGGGTGAGCGGGGGTGGGTGCCCCCGGGGGTGTGGGCCGGGCCGGGGGTGTGGGCCGGGCCGGGGGTGTGGGCCGGGCCGGGGGTGTGGGCCGGGCCGGGGGTGTGGGCCGGGCCGGGGGTGTGGGCCGGGCCGGGGGTGTGGGCCGGGCCGGGGGTGTGGGCCGGGCCGGGGGTGTGGGCCGGGCCGGGGGTGTGGGCCGGGCCGGGGGTGTGGGCCGGGCCGGGGGGGGTGTGGGCCGGGCCGGGGGGTCGCTGTTTCCTGGTCCGCCGGCCGGGGCACGCGCCCTGCATGGATCATTCGAGGGCCCCGGTTCTGGAAGCACTGGCCGCATACCACGCACAGGGGCAGCTGCCCTTCACCCCGCCCGGGCACAAACAAGGCCGGGGCGCGGACCCGCGGGTGCGGAAAGTACTCGGAGACGCCGTCTTCCGCTCCGACGTCCTGGCGACCAGCGGGCTCGACGACCGCACCGCCTCCCACGGCGTACTCGAACAGGCCCAGGCCCTGATGGCGGACGCCGTGGGCGCCGACCACACCTTCTTCTCGACCTGCGGGAGTTCCCTGTCGGTCAAAGCGGCCATGCTCTCGGCCGCCGGCCCGCACGAGAAAATCCTCGTCGGCCGGGACGCCCACAAATCCGTGGTCTCCGGCCTCATCCTCTCCGGCATGCGGCCCATCTGGGTCGACCCCCAGTGGGACCCCGTACTGCACCTGGCGCACCCGCCGGCGGCCCGCTCCTTCGAGGCCGCCTTCGAAGAACACCCCGACGCACGATGCGCCCTGGTCACCAGCCCCACCCCCTACGGCACCTGCTCGGACCTGAGCACCCTGGCCGAGACCTGCCACCGGCGCGGCAGGCCCCTGATCGTGGACGAGGCGTGGGGCGCCCACCTGCCCTTCCACCCCCGCCTGCCCACCTGGGCCATGGACGCCGGCGCCGATGTGTGCGTGACATCGGTCCACAAGATGGGCTCCGCCCTGGAACAGGGCTCCGTCTTCCACCTCCAGGGCACCCTCGTCGAAGCGGCCGTGCTCAAGTCCCGCGAAGACCTCCTCGGCACCACCAGCCCCTCCTCGCTGGTCTACGCCGCCCTCGACGGATGGCGCCGGCAGATGGTCGAACACGGCCACGCCCTCTACGACAAAACCCTGGACCTCGCGCAGCACGTGCGGGAACACATCGAAGGAATCGAGGGAATGCA from Streptomyces syringium includes these protein-coding regions:
- a CDS encoding aminotransferase class I/II-fold pyridoxal phosphate-dependent enzyme, whose amino-acid sequence is MDHSRAPVLEALAAYHAQGQLPFTPPGHKQGRGADPRVRKVLGDAVFRSDVLATSGLDDRTASHGVLEQAQALMADAVGADHTFFSTCGSSLSVKAAMLSAAGPHEKILVGRDAHKSVVSGLILSGMRPIWVDPQWDPVLHLAHPPAARSFEAAFEEHPDARCALVTSPTPYGTCSDLSTLAETCHRRGRPLIVDEAWGAHLPFHPRLPTWAMDAGADVCVTSVHKMGSALEQGSVFHLQGTLVEAAVLKSREDLLGTTSPSSLVYAALDGWRRQMVEHGHALYDKTLDLAQHVREHIEGIEGMHVHGREDFCGPHLARDLDPLQIIIDITGLGIPGYHAADWLRAHHRINLHLSDHRRISAQLTHADDEHSATTLTDALRDLATHAGNLPRGPKIHVPDPAGLRLEQVMLPRDAYFGPTEQVPWHQAAGRIAAEMLTPYPPGIPAALPGERLTTEILSYLRSGTDAGMVVHDAADTDLTSVRVAAENH